The window TTTGGTCGACATTATCAAGTCCTAAACCATGGTTatcattttcttctaaatttaccaTAGTAGCAATTCTATTGACTTGCCTATTCAATTGCTCTATCCTAGTGTTTGTGTTTTCTAAAAGAGGATTTAAAACTGTCACCATTTAATGAGTTAACATGTTTACTAGATCATGGTGACTTTCATCCATCTGTTATCTAATATTTGCTAAAGATCTAACGGTCTGACTAGGTTGATTAACAGGCATTGCTCTTGACATGTCAGGAAAAACTGGCCTGGAGTTTTCTACCCTAGTAACAGTGGGTGTAGTAGGATTAGATGCACTATTATTTCCTGTGTTAATAGCATGTGAAAAATTTTATTGCGACACATGTGAACCTGACACCCCAGAAATAGGTACACTTGACATGCCATATGCATTCTGGTAAAGAGGATTCTGAAAAGTTGAGTAGAGAGGCACATGCAATCCTTGTGTCACCATGGGAGGACATACCCCGGTGGCAAGCCATATGATGGCCACCCCACGGTATTTATGTGAGTTGCATTTAACCCTGGATGGGCATGGCCAACGCCATCATGCCTCACTGACGACAAGGTAGGCTTTGCGTTTGACATCATGGGAGAATTTTCGGATTCATTTCCTCTAGTCTCATCGctggaagtagaagaagatgttgCAGATGTATTTGACATGTCAACTGACACTGATTTCTTGGTTTTTggataggggtgagcacgggtagtGGGTACCCGATTGTCTGTCCGAACCCGAActgaaccaattaaattggttctgaaacCAACGGGTAATCGAGTccaatccgaaccaaaccaatgacctttgttagtgattggttcgggtatcggttCTGGGGGTGCGGAATCCGAACCAACCCGTAAAcctgatcatatattaattaaataaaaaataaataaatatatatatatatatatatatatatatatatatatatatatatatatatatggcttttAGTGGCTTTTAGTgagattattcactattaatatatttggattttaatgagtttagtttttaatgtatttggtatttaacatgtttagattatttatactaatgttatatgtttattgtacttgttgaattttaagataaaaatttagtttttttatgaatttcaaagtcatcgggtacccaattacccgaaccaaaccaatctgttcttaatcggtttggtttggttcgggtacatGCACAAAAAATGCAAATCCGAACTAATTACATTTTGATCGGTTTGGTTTTAATTTCACCTTGAACCCAAACCAAaccgacccgtgctcacccctatttCTGGAAACACAATCTTCCCACTGCGTAACCACATGCAAATTCAAAactcctaatttttcttttgacaaactacaATCTATTGACAAGGTCCCACCGgacgtgccaatttgttttactcaaattttgtTTATGTTTAAAAGAAAACGTGGGTATCTTAATGTCGCAATTGTAacgtcaaataaaattaaaaggaataaaagtaacaaataaacatataaatGCAAGGTGCCGGTGGCGaagtaaattgtagaaattgaaacaaataggaaattaaaaagaagatgaaggaagaaacatgaacgtaaaagagaagaagacgtaaaagtagagaaattttattaataaaaactgggaaaaaacaaAGTACAAGTGTTTGAGAACATTTTGGGTTTCTAAGTGTTTTCCAAAAAGAACTGAACTATTTACAATGTGTTTCTAAagatttatttataaactacccTAATGTCAGCTGACAGTTACCATTGGTACACCTATTGCGGGAAATTTAGATTGGCCTGTAACCGTTTTCGCACCTCTTgtgaatttcaaaaatcaaatagataACTAACTGTCAaatgatctaatttaatttaaaatagatataaatagggtaaagtatactttttgtccctgaagtttgctaaaagtttcaaaaatatccctaagttttgatttgttttaattttgtccctcaagttttcgatttgcatcaattttacccttattactaattttttgataattaatatttttcttttcaaatatacCCCTCCCTTATTATAcctatcatcgtcatcatcacaaccctctgtctctctttctttctctcttttcatcttcACCGTCCTCTCCACCCCATCATCACTACAACCCTctgtctctctttctttctctctatctCCATCACCACCATCTCCGTTGAGCCCCAATCTTCGATGACTACtacgctttttcttcttcttcgcacAAACCCAGCAACAACGAAGCCATCGCTCTTCCTCCTTCTCCGTTAGCAAACCCAGCCTCATTAATTATTAGTACTAGTTGGGTTAATACATTTTTTTGTTTCTAGATTTCACACAAAGCAAAGCAAAATCCTTTTGCTGCCACACCAACCTGAAACCCTGACCCAACAACAaagtttcttcctttttttttgtttccagATTTCACACAAAGCAAAGCAAAATCCTTTTGCTGCCACATCAACCTGAAACCATGACCCCAACAACAAAGTTTTTTCCTTTCAATATTACTCGTACTATACCTCATtggaaaattaataacacaaaaattaaatgacaaagaaCCAAACATGATCCATTTCAACACACTTCTCATTTCTCAAAATGCCAACATCCAAAAGAAACAAATTTATCATCATGACCATGATCATACTCCAACCTCCTCTCCTctcccaaaaaaaataaaaaattaaaaaaagagagaaaataagaagaagagcAGGATGAGAGAAAAGACCACATCTTTAAACACCTGCATCATCAAAaagtatggtttttttttttttaaaaacttcaTTGTTGGGCAAAAATGCATGCTTTTTGAAATTTCAATGAACATATTGAGAGTAAAAAGTGGTAAGAGCATTGCTAGAGGGATCCTGCGAGAAGAGTTCCTCCAAAAACCGATTCTATAGAATCTATCCCACATCTCATTCTCTGTTTGCTAACAGAGAAGGAGGAAGAGCGATGGCTTCGTTGTGTCTGGGTTTgcgcgaagaagaagaaaaagggtggTAGTCATCGAAGATTGGGGCTTAACGGAGATGGTGGTGATGGAgatggagagaaagaaagagagacagAGGATTGTGATGATGATGGGGGTGGAGAGGACGATgaagatgaaaagagagaaagaaagagagacagaggattgtgatgatgatgatgatgataggtATAATAAGGGAGGGATATatttggaaagaaaaatattaattatcaaaaaattagtaataagggtaaaattgatgcaaatcaaaaacttgAGGGACAGAATTGAAACAAAtcaaaacttagggatatttttgaaacttttagcaaatttcagggacaaaaaatatactttacccatataaatattatatatgaagACATTACCATgtaactatttatttttttataattttcttataaaGATTATATTTTATCTAACAGTATTAAATTAAatgtaatagttttttttttaattatacatatattttctagaaaaaaattattattatttgctagATCCATTTTTTAGTtagtgtaaaaaaataaagattacaaaaaTGTGGTGCGTGACTATGATTGCTATAATTTTTAGGATTAAGGTCTTTTAAAGTAAAGAGTTAATCACTCTTAAACTAAAATAATGAGActtatatatgataaaaattataaaatcaatagaaaataatttattactttattattttatcgactagatctaaattttaattttttttcctttaaaaaaagaACGGCCAAATGTATGATAgtcgaatattttttttaaataaatataatgttTATTAATATTGAcatgttttataaaaaattacgttTTTCTTTTCTATTACATATAAATGTATCTCATGAGTCAATGggacatatttaaaaatttgttatttagAGTAAATggttaaaatagtttttaaaaaattttttaatcaaatttattttttaaaaattttaaattagttattttaatgtAATATATTAAGTGACACCATAATATACACATAGTTATCCTAATTAACGATTAAtatgataagtttatgaaattagatcaaattacaatgctttaaatttttttttaattaaattttaatttaatctaattttataaactcaTCATACTAATAATCAATTAAGATTCTTATGTATTTTGCAGTATCACTTAAAGTGtcacattaataaattttaaaataattaataaaaaataacaaaagaagtaactagattaatttaaattttttaaaaaataattttaattaaaaatatttttaaaaactattttaaaaaacgaaataatttttttagcaaCAAATTtgcccttttatttttattatttatcacgGTGACCGTATAAAAAGATTAGCTAGTAGCTAAATTTTGTTACTTATTTGACTTGGCACTGCCAACAAGTAATTTTCTTGGATTGTgtttatttttgtaaatattatattatttaaaaaaatcatgaaaaactCTAGTGAAATGAGAAGTGAAACGACGACCCAATCGTGCGTTCCATCCGGCTACAGGCATTGGCAATAACAAGAGCATCTCCCTTCTTGATTCccctcatcatcttcttctttctctttctcttccttttGCGACGACTTCGCTTCGTTGCAGAGCCATGGATTATTCTGCGTAccaacaacaacagcagcagcagcagcaacaacaacaacaagcatATTCATATGAGTATGATCCATCTCAAATCCAAGCTTACGATCAATCCTATGCGTATCAACAACCATATTATCCCTACACTCAACAATACGCGTATTATCCTGATCCAACTCAAGCTCACCTTCAATTCCAACCCGAATCCGCACCGGTTCACCCTCCCGGTGTCAATCCTGAACCGGCTCCTCAAAGACCCACGCACGCCCCGGTATAATTTCcccctttcttttctctttcaatttaattgataattttgTTGAGTTTTTCTCAGTGATAAAaatatgattatttatttatttgatttggatAATATAGGATTTTGCAATGAGTGCATTAGAGAGCTGAGAGAAAATTGAAGGGCAAATTACACTGATCTCCCATGAACTTTCCTTTTTAAAGGAAGATAATGTTACCTTATCCCTTTACAGAGGTGTTTAGTGTCGCATTTTGTGAAAATACAAGGATATTGGATGAAGTATTACCTACATATTTAGGAATGCCAGTATATGCTATTAGAGATCGAGGGAAGTTTGGTTGAATTTCACTAAATTTCATGGGAGTGAGTGTAATTTGCCCAAATTTTATTATGGGACTACTTAGTCTGAAAATGATAGAATCTCGGATAAGGTGGTTTGGTTATGTACAGAGGGCTTGTAAACCATAGGTAATAAACAGCAGTAATGTGGTATTAGAAATGAATACATTGGAATGAATATTATGGTAGTTTATTATTGTGAAAATGGTGATGAATTTGTAATTGGTGGTATTGTTTTGTTAGTGGAAAGAACTTGTAGTCCATAGCTAAAAGAAAGTATCAGAAAGAGAATTTGGGTTATAACTACTACGAAAAGGGATGATAGAATCTAAATCTAGTGTTAGGTGGTTTAACTATGTATGGAAGTGGGGACTATGTAGATTAGTAGAAGTCTCAGACTCTTGGTAAGAAGAGTGGATCAAATGGAGAGTAGTTGAGAAGCTAATATAGAATGAGGCAAGGAAATCTATAAATGGAATCGTCAAGAAGGATTTAGATTTCTAAACATATTAACGTAATTTGTTAGTTGATAGGAGACTATGGTGTGATAAATATGCTTACTACATCTAGTTGGACAAGACTTGGCTCTTCTTGTTACACATTTGGTTATGTGTTATGAGAATTATTAAAGGAATGGAACGTGTTGCTATTGGGTATGGATGCCATAACTATGTTGTTCTTGAATATTTTCTTTCTGCCGCAATATTGTCTTTGCTGAGATTGATATCATTGACTATCAGTTGATTCTTCTCACATCATACTATTTCAGTGTCTTTATTTTGGAAAGTATAAATACTATCACTATTTTAGAACagcttttattaaaaaaagaatattttatagCATAACTTCTATATGTCCTTCCTCCTTTGGTACATTTTGTTCCTTACCTGCCTAACACTTTGTATCAGGTGTCGAGCATAAGGGAACAAATAGCAGTTCCATAGAAAGTTTTACTCATCTATTTCTTACTCTAGTTATGATAACATTCTTACTGAGCAAAATACCACCCAAACTTCTATGGAAGTTTTATTACTTGTACCGACATTTGGTGCTTGATATATAATTGGATAGTACATCTATAAGCACCTCATCAAGTTTTTACATTTTTTCTGGAATTTTGACCAACAACAAAAGCCATGTTTTATTGTACCACTAGGTGAGTTTGCTATATCATTTAATCAATGCCATTGGGATCAatcaagatttttttttctttttatttttcattgataCAATAAGgtctttgtctttttcctccctAGGTCTGTTTTTAGATGAACATGAGTACAGGACTGCATTTAAAAGTTTGTTAACTCAAAACTTCATTGTTAATGTTCTTAGTTCTGAGTGTCTACATATGTTCAAAGTGCTTTCTAATTTTACTAATTCTTCCCAATGATTGTGGCAGGGGAAAAAGAAAGCCATAGCAGCTTCTTTTTCTCAAGTGTCTCCCTGTTTGGCACTAAACAAGATTAGTGGGAGGAACATGTGGTAGACTCAGTTCAGCATATTTGCTGCTACACTAACATGCTAGTTTCTCAATTCCACCTAAAAGACAATTGTATGTTTgaagaattaaatagaaaaggCTCATAAAAGATTTTGTAGCACTTAATCATTTTTAAACATTTTGTTATGCTTTTAGAGAGAATATCTTGCTGTGCTTCCTCAGGAATGGGACTTTCTCTGGACAAAAGGCCAATATTTGAATAGGTATTATATCCTCAGCTTTTCATCTAAACCATTCAGAAGGTGTTGAGAGCTCTGCAAAATTGGCCACAGCACCCTAGAGTGACCAGATAAAGACAGTAATTGCAATGTATGAGTTAATAAATGGCTCTAACCTATGGTGCCACATCATTACATCAATGCCGGATGGTGCTGGGTCTTTGCTGGTTGCTTTAGAGCTGATGTGGGCATCAGATCGTCATGTTTCTCTTTTTAACTGTCTGGCTGTTTAAGCTGAAAAAGCAGGCCTTACAGTTAAAGAAAagaaacttttttctttttttcattcatTGGATATGATTTTGGTTTGATATCTTTGTTTCTTCTTCTGTCAGAGGGTGTTTTATCTTCAGTTTCAGACTTAGGGAAGCGTTGAGCATGTTTTCAGGACCTTGAGAAATTGTCCAGGAATGCTTGATCAACAGTATCTTGAGGCTCATAAAATTGTCAATGGGTATGATTTGGTCAAAATCCCCAGTTGATGGGTGGGTATTGATTGATTAGAAAATTATGGAGAAATGGTATATTAACCATTGATGTTATCTCCATAATCAGGGAATTCCATGTTTGATAAATGGTTTATCAACATGAAATTTGATTCTCCAAAATGGGAAAATAAAGCATTTTCCGTGTTTAGGGCCCTCATGCTTAACATTTTGGTGATGTTTCTATATTCTCCTTGCATTGCTGACTTGTTAGATCACAGAGACAGGGATGGTGGAAGAATATGGGAACATTTCTAAATACTGGATCCAGTGTTAGTAGCCTTCAATTTAGTTTTGGAATTAAGGTGGACCAGGGCATGAGGCCCAAAACTGATTAGTTTTGGATTGAAAAATGGCGAAGGAAAGCATCCAAAAGAATAAAATTGTTAAACCTACATAGCAAAGAATCTAAGCAAATTGTAAAAATTGCTTTTCCATTTCTTTTGTTCCTTTTTCGTGCAATTAGATCTTTGTTATGTTGTTGCTTGACAACAGTTGAGGGTTTTAATTTTTCGTTGAATTGATTATTTATGTTTTCAGGTGAATGACAACTTGTTATTTTGAAAttgatattttgatttttgatataCATAGATTAAACTTTGTATTTCATAGTCATGGTTCTAAATTTCTCCTTCATTATTAACTTTCGGAAGCAGATACTTCCTTTTCTTCATTTTAATCTCTGTCATGATACTGTTTCTCTGGTATGTGCAAGCTTTGGTTAGTCACAAGTTTTCCATCAATTGACTTGCATACCATAATGTTGACGGATTATTGTGGATATGAGGAATTGCTGAAAGTTTATATTGTTATAACTGTTTATTTTGCTGAGTATCACTGCCCTTCTGATATGGTGTCATTTGTATGGATATCAGATATATTGTCATTCTAATTTGTTCCTTTGTTTAACAATGTTTTACCTGAATATTGCAACGATGTAAATACAAGCTTGTGTTCATACTTGAATTCCTATTACAGACTGCGCCATTTCAATACAGAGGTAGGGGTGGCAGGGGTGGTAGGTCGTTTAGAGGGGGTGGGCGAGGCCAGTTCAATCGCGGGAGGGGACGCGGACACTTCCCTGCTAACTCTTCTGCAACTGTCGTATCTGATGGTGTAGATTTGACTTCTGCTGCTGGGGTTACTTTAGTGGTGCAACCTTCGTCATCAACATCACCCAAACAAGCTCAAGTGCCTGgcgcaccaccaccaccaccaccacctaagGCATGGTGTGAAATTTGTAAGGTTGGATGTAATACTCTGGAAGTCATGGAACAACATAAGAATGGAAAGAAGCACAAGAAGAATGTGAAAGCCCGTGAAGAATTAGAGAGACAGAAGGCAATAaatgaacaaaagaaagaacagatTCATACAGCTCAGCCTAAGACAGTCAAGGAGTCGGGGAACAATGGAGGCCCGCCAGAAAATATTGGCACTGAAGTTGCAGCTGCTAATCAAAATGACGAAGCACAGCTGCAGAATAACCTTGGAGAGACTTCAGCAGTTTCAGCTGAAGAGCCTGAGGGAAAATTCAGGGATAACACTGCTGGACGGGGACGGGGATTGAAGCGTAAGATGAGAGGGGGACGAGGATCTAAATCAATGAGGACTGGTGATGGATCAAGAAAGCCAGTGCAACCTCAAGCAGCCGAGCAGTTTGTGCCTTTTAAATGTGAATTGTGTAATGTCAAGTGTGAGTCCGAGGTTGTTTACCAGAGTCATGTGACCGGGAAAAAGCACTTGTCGAATCTCAAGCGTGCCCATGGCCCACAAGCTTTGTCCGGAATACTAGGGCTTCAACAAGCACTTAACCCCCCTGACATCAATGCCCTCTCAAATGCAATCAATGCTCAAGTCCAACAAGGTGATAATGATCCGCAAGTCCTTTTGGCTCAGCTTCTGATGAATGTATTATCTCAAGCACAAGCACAGGCACAAGGACAAACACCAGGAACTGCACCGCAGACTGGTCCCGTGGCTGCTCAGATGCTGGGTGCAGTGCCCTCTATTGCTGGATCCAGTTATGAACCCCAGCTGTCTCAGACACAAGCCTTGGAAATTATGGCACATGTTAATGCTCCGGAGGATTCTAACATCGGTTCCCAAAATGCAGGTGGAAATCGTGAATTGAAACAGCAGCATGAGTATCCCCAGCCTAGTTTAATTGCGACTTTATCAGACAACTCAGGGGCAGCAAATGACCAAATAGCTTCAGAGTGTGAAGCTTCCACCTCACAGAACCAAGATAAATGATAGAAccactcttattttattttctctctctccagtgaattttgcactttctttgggtttaaatttcattttatgtTGTTTGGACTACGTTTCAACCAGATATATATATCTATGAATGCTGCATGAAATTCTCAAATGAATGTTATTGCTACGTTCCTCTATGTTGCTTGCTGCAACTTCTTGGTGTTTGTTCCTGGGATGCATTGGCGAGCTTGTTCATGAATGAATGATGATCCTTTTAACATTTAAGCAGACAAAAACTGAATATATTTTGACCATGTAGATTGTAATAATTGTGAGAAGATACTGATGTAAGATGAAAATGAAACATATCCGGATTTTTGAAAGAAATTTAGCATGAATTGCGGGATGCGCAGCGTTACAAACTTCGttttaatattattgttaatGCTTTTAAAAAATTCTGTTTAAATTCTATATCATCTTCATCTCCCCGCCAGTAAATTGTCTAAAGAAATGTCAATAAAAATGTTCAACTCAGCCCTATATAAATATTTCTTCTTACACTTTCAATCATTTTGATTACAATTTTTATTAAGTATTCCCAATTTCCCATTATCCAATACTCAGTTCCAATAAATCAATGTACCGCTAACAATAacaaaaaagacaaagaaaaaaaaaaagtgattgtaTTTCATCCGAAGTCGGTGCTAATTGAGGCTCcgtttgttttatgtttaagttCCGGTTATATACAAGCATAAATAAAATACGGGTCAATTTTACATTTTCagtaaatattattagtttttattaatatttggttAATAGTAATTTATATGTATAGAAATTTTGTATATAAGAGATATATAATTTActcttatatttatcaaaatttatagttttatacatataaatcaataaagtttatattgattaaatatgaGTGAAATTTTACCTTAGTCCCTAACAATTTCACAAAATCTCTTTTCATCCCTTTAACGAAAGCATAATCCTATCATGACTCTTATCCATTACTTCTATCAGATATTCGGGCTCTTTCGTTAATAAAAGAGTATAACCTCAACCTGACCTCTAATCATTACCCATATCTACCACTATTTTTTgcattctctttttctcttcacCATTTTTACTACTATTATCACCAATATTCACTATCATTCTTTATTTTTGCTGCACCACTTCACTgccatcattttttttctttttgaccaaACCAAAACCACGAAGTTATATCTCTCCCCCTACTTCTCTGTTCACCATCGGCAATCCCCTACCATCATGGCtaccctctctctctttttcttatcCTTATCCTTACAATCCCTCTATCACTAGCTTGTTCCTGTCTCTATTTGGTTTCACACTAAATTTCAAATCTGCATCTCAAGTAGAGAACCTTACATCGAACAAATTAAAACACCGACGTATCCCAtacttaatcataaaaaaatcgaTATTTTAAGTAAATATCTATACTCAATCATCAAAATCCAGAAAATGATAACTCCTAAAATCATATCCCAAACCAAATTTAAGTATTTAAGCAaataaaactactcaattgaaaGGAGGTGGTAGTGAGTTggtgcaaagaagaagaagaagaaaataatgtTATTGGacaatttattcattaaattattgACTTAACGGTTTACGTAGGCAAGATCCGATCCGTTAACTCTAGATGAAGGCATTAATGAAAAGAGCAAAATGTCTCAAGGAGTTAATCGTTAAGGGTCCTAATGAGATTATATGTCACGGTCCTAAAATGAGCCATGACTGGCGCTCAGGAGAATAATCACATACCAAGCCTAATATactcaaatataagttgaataagaatgttacaaatattttacaaattctaaaataaatagttatacatttttaacaaaaattaaaataattaaaaatggttAGATCGTgcttgtgacatatggagcatataaCATCTAGGGACTCAACAAAGAATAGGTACACAGTGCAGATCGTTAGTCTTGAATAGAAAGTCTCACATAGTCAagtatttgttcctgaaaaatgTTTTTAGAAAAAACGGGGTGAGTTTTacaactcagtgactagacaatacatttATAATcaacatgagaccatataaaccaTTGTTATTAAAACCAGACCGAACCGACCGATTCAACCAAAAACCGATGAACCGGACTCTATACCGATCCAGTTCGATGATTGGACCGCACAAGGCAACGAACCGGTGCGAATCGGTCAAACTCAGAGTGAATCAATAAAAACCGGTTAAATTCGGTAAAGACCGATCCAACCGAAccgctttaatttcaaaattttctcaaaatGAAAGAGATGGGGTTCAAATCCCCTCTTCAAGGAGAGAAATGGTAGTCACAACCACCAAGCTGACTTgtttgttattaatatatttgcaaattaaatacatatagatatctttcagcaaataatttacttctatttaatttattttaattttaattataaactcactcatttttaaattaattatatttttatttaacaataattataaattcacttatttttttcttttcataattatataatatctattaatattatttttcaataaatacttgtagtatatatactagtataatagatataaactaattaataaattattaaaattcgaaaataatagttattttaatataaaaataaaaaaaatatttatgatagagtaaaattaacaaaatacttattgtttCTGTTCTATATTGTTTTAGAATagctagatatttttaaaatattagtgaaatatgtattttaaattttaattttaaattttttactatttttattttttatttatattggaCCAGGTCAATCGGTTCAACCAATGACCTACCGGTTGAACCAATGACTCAATGACCTAGTAAGctgaccggttcggttctgacaactataatataaacattattaccaaattaattttaattagaaaatagtaGTTAATAAtcataagtgaatcaataagaaagttctcatacagaaatcaaatcaaaattttacaCTTGGGCGactccacctctatgggtagccctttcctctagtgtgtcCGTACGGAATAACAGATTCAACGTGTGGTCTACACGTTAGTTTAGCAACGCCCCTactagctgaggtctgagccagatgcatctaggttaacgtcataactACTGTTAACTAAGGTTTTCTAATAcaagcctcccaaaccaattcaaaacatataatttcaaatataaccaatctttgatctttcaaatatatgcagtatcaaatcaaatcaaataatactttCTCATCAAAAATCCTTTTTAATCATATGAAATGTCGAATATACTTTACAAATTCAAAGTATATAAGTGAGTATCAACAATACTTCAATGTTTCAGAAACacatattcaaataaaattaaatattctaaaataatacaaAACTTCATCAAACGTGTATACAGTCTCATGTGCAGAATGAAAAtctgaattttacaaaaataaatatttagttctaataaatccattattaaaatcaaattcaaatcttttgttGGTAACTTGTAAGTATAGTCATAAAATCAAGCAGCATATATCGAAATAATTATAGATGTAAAGCCAAATAATTATAAACGTAAAGCTTACTCACAGTGTGGTCCTAAGGGACCGAATAGACCAAACCCGAAGTGCTGAATTAAAGGATACGAAAGAGCGCAGAATTTGGACTGGAGTAGTAGTAACAATTTCAATTCTCATTGCAGTAACGTTAACAA is drawn from Arachis hypogaea cultivar Tifrunner chromosome 12, arahy.Tifrunner.gnm2.J5K5, whole genome shotgun sequence and contains these coding sequences:
- the LOC112728185 gene encoding uncharacterized protein, encoding MDYSAYQQQQQQQQQQQQQAYSYEYDPSQIQAYDQSYAYQQPYYPYTQQYAYYPDPTQAHLQFQPESAPVHPPGVNPEPAPQRPTHAPTAPFQYRGRGGRGGRSFRGGGRGQFNRGRGRGHFPANSSATVVSDGVDLTSAAGVTLVVQPSSSTSPKQAQVPGAPPPPPPPKAWCEICKVGCNTLEVMEQHKNGKKHKKNVKAREELERQKAINEQKKEQIHTAQPKTVKESGNNGGPPENIGTEVAAANQNDEAQLQNNLGETSAVSAEEPEGKFRDNTAGRGRGLKRKMRGGRGSKSMRTGDGSRKPVQPQAAEQFVPFKCELCNVKCESEVVYQSHVTGKKHLSNLKRAHGPQALSGILGLQQALNPPDINALSNAINAQVQQGDNDPQVLLAQLLMNVLSQAQAQAQGQTPGTAPQTGPVAAQMLGAVPSIAGSSYEPQLSQTQALEIMAHVNAPEDSNIGSQNAGGNRELKQQHEYPQPSLIATLSDNSGAANDQIASECEASTSQNQDK